Genomic segment of Hymenobacter aquaticus:
TTCCCGGCACCGTACCGAGTGAGGAAACACGCGAGAGCATTCGCCAGCGGCTTACTAACGCGGGTATTGAGCCAAGCGAGGAAAAGATTCTCAACAACTTTCGTTCCTATGCGTCGCTCTCGCCTACTGTCACTATAGAAGCACCCGTCAATAGGTCAAATTTCAGGGCAGGATCCTATGTCCTCTTGCACCGCGGCGACCCATTCAATGAGCGTGAATCTTACCCATTAGTGCTCATGCAAGACGCCGGCCAACGGCTAACGCTGGAAGCCGAGTTTGGCAAAAATCCCCGTGCCCGCGGCCTCTCCGATGGCTGGATTTTGGATGCTCATCAGCCTGACTTACGGTGGATATTACATAAAGCTCTCGACCAACTTCTGGCGAGCCAGCCCGATGCTATTAGTGATGTGCTCGTTGACCAGCAGCTACCGACCTTCGACCCTGACCACCTCACCCAAGCCGAGGCTTTATCTGCTACGTTAGGTTTCAACGCCCGGCAGCGTGAGGCGTTTATCAATGCTTACGGCGCCCGTAACTATTACCTGATTCAGGGGCCACCCGGCACAGGTAAAACGTGGGTCTTGGCACACCTCGCCACAGCCTTCGCCCGGCAGGGTTTGCGCGTGCTTATTACGTCCTCCAACCACCGCGGCATAAACAATGCCCTGCGCAAGATTCACGAAGTAACCAGCTACCCGCACCTGCTCAAAGTCGGTAAGCAGGCAGATGCCGACGGCTTAGGAGAAGTTGCTAACCATGAAAACGGGCCAGCGCTTGAAGCTGTGGACGGGAATGGGTTCATCGTCGGTGCTACCTGTTTTGCTCTCTATACCAAGCGCTTAGCAGGAGTAAAATTTGACGTGGTAGTTGTCGACGAGGCCAGCCAGTTAACGCTGCTGCAAGCCGCTGCCGCTATGCTTGCTGGTCGCAAATACATTTTCATTGGTGACCACCAGCAAATGCCGCCCATCATTGCGGCCTCCCATTCCGACCCAGCCCTGCACCGCTCCGTATTCGAGCACTTGTTTACCCGCGCACCTGGCACTCGCCTGAACGTCACTTACCGACTCAATGCGAGCCTGGCTGAATTTGCATCGTCTTACTTCTACGAAAACGACTTTACTTCCCACGAGTCCGCTGCTACCCGCACCCTTCACATACCCTCGACACCCACACAGTACGCTGATATTCTTGACCCCGCCCAACCCAGCGTTTTCGTAGATCTGCGCCATAGCAACTCCAAAACATATGAGCGCAGCGAAGCCCACTATGTTGCCGAACTGGTGTCTGAACTGCTGGCTAGCGGCGTTTCTGCCAGCGAAATAGCTGTTGTTATTCCCTATCGTGCCCAGGGGCGTGCCATCCGCCGCCGCCTCGACAAACGTTGCGCTGACCGCTCGCCCGAAGAGTTAGCTCAGGTCACCATCGATACCGTGGAGCGAATGCAGGGCCAGGAACGTGACGTGATAATACTGTCACTCACGTCCGGCCGCTTTGACTCTGCTTTGCAGCGAGCCAGCTTTTACTTTATGCCTAACCGCCTCAATGTGGCAATTACCCGCGCCCGCGTCAAGCGTATCATTGTCGGTAGCTCCCACCTCACCCGCGCCCGCTTCGATGTACCCGAGTTGCAACAGTGGGTAGACTGTTTCCGAGACTTTCTCAACTCCTGTCACCGCATTACCCGCTTGGAACCGTTAAAAAAGACTCGTCCAGCCAATACTTCCAATAGCAAAGCTGCTGGATGATAAGACCACACCGGCTTAACCCCAAAAAAGGCCACTCCGACATCGGAGCGGCCTTTTTCGTCAAAGTACCTCTTACACAGTTTGCCTTAAACCTCAAAATGCGGCCGGTCCTTCCACCCCGGCCAGTCCCCGCCCCAGCGCACCGCCGGACTCGCCACCTTCATCAACTGCGCGAACCGCCGCAGGACGTGAGTGGTAAAAGGTTTTTTTGTCTGCTTTGCGTCACAAATCAGATTTGTGTGATTGTACAAGTATGATAAATTAAATATTTTATATAAATATGTGTGTGCTAACTAAGTAAGACTATGGATAACAGGTACCATCGCTTTCGGCGAGAAGTGGTTTCTTGCCTGCTTAAGCGTGGCGAGCAACTCTTTAAGCTTTTACTTTTAGGTGGCTCTTTGGCCTTATCATCCTGCCGCGCTATAGAGCCCAGATATGAGGTGAGTCAGCTACCAGCTCCTTACCAAGGTAAAGCCCCTCTCAACCATGATAACGTTGATTATCACAATCATTTAACTTTAAAGCCTTATTATCAACTTATAGAGACGCCGGTTCAAATAGTCAATCCCAGACTGGTACTTGTGCCTACTCCCCACTATGAAACTTACCCTCCTGCACAATGGGATCCATCGGGCAGGTTAGGTTATGCAGCTTGGCAGTTGAACACCTCACAAGAGTTGAGATACCAAGCCTACGGTAAATTTTCTGATTTTTCTCGTTACCGACAATCCGCTTGGCCCGAGTTGACGGGCTACAAAGCAGTCTGTACCTCGTTGTATTCTATCGAGAAGGGGCTCACGACCAACGAGGGAAGCAAAACATTAGGCATCATTAATAATACAGGGCTTAAACGCTTTGCCCTTAAAACAGTCACTGGTTTGGATAAAAAACGACTACAAAATGTAGTGCATGATTTAACGCTTGAGCCATTAATTGAAACCCAGGCTGAGTACGATTTTCTAAAGCATCAAGCACAGGCGCTGTCTGCCGAAAGTCCTCAGCGTGTCGTATTGGCCGAGCCCCGAACTCTAGATAGTCTGTTGCAGGCACCAAATACAACTGCAGTTGTTATCAGTATTGAGGGGGGGCACGTGCTCTTAGGACCTGATGCGCTGCAAAACAATAGATTGTTATTAGCAGATACCAAGCCCCAGGATGCACAGGACATCCGTGACAGGGTAGCTTTAATCAAAGCTTGGCAACACCCCGTCTTCTTCATCACGTTTAGCCACCTCATCTGGAATAAGTTGGCAGGCCAAGCGAAAGGAACAGATGCTGATGGTTTCAAGCGGCAGTTGCTTACCATCCTTTCTCGTATGCCGGGCTTTGGTCCTGCAGTTTTCACCCAGCCAAATTCAGGCATAGCGGGGCTTTCTGGAGCATCTTATGAAAGCGGTACCCTGCCATATGATAATGGGAATTCAGAACGCATTATCCCAGATGATAACCAGTTGGGTCTAGTAGCAATAGAGGCTCTTTTGAGTAAAAACAACGGGCGTCGAATATTGATAGATCTTCGCCATTCAGGTATCAAGACCCGACTGCAATTCTATCATCTCCGAGATAGTTTATATCAAGACGTTCCGCCTTTAGTTTCTCATTGCGCCGCAAGTGGCGAATCTCTACGGCTTGCAATAGCCACTGGCCTACGGCCATATTATGATAGATACCCTGAATTCAACAACCCAGAAAAATTCTATCGCAAAAAGATAAAAAATCATTCTTTTCGGATGTTTAATCAATGGCCCTATTCCAAGTACTTCTCCGACAACACCACGACGCTGAAGGCCACTGAAATATTTCGTAGTAATAGCACAGGTTGGTTCCATCCGACTAGTAATAACTTGGCAGATGAGGAAATAGAGTATATCACCCGAAATGGTGGACTCATGGGTCTCACCGTTGAGCAAAGAGGTTTGGGGGGCAGTATGAAACAGTACAAGAAGACTCGTCGTGCAGCCCAAGCGAGTTTCCGGAGCTGGCTTACCCGTAATGAACCCACTCTCACTGATGCTGAGCGTCTGATCAGAGAAAAGCAGTTTTTTGATGCGGTTCCATTCATGCGCAACCTGTGGTATTTCACTAACCTCAGTAAGCCTGGGGCTGACGTCTGGTATCACCTTACCATCGGGTCTGACTATGATGGCATTGCTGATCCTATGGATTCCTTTGCAACCTCCAGCCGGCTGCCTAACCTAGAAAGTTTTATCAATGATTATTACCAAGCGTTCGAACATGTGTACGGCTTAAGGTTTAATTTAGCTGGCCGTTCAATGTCTCAAAATCTTCGTTTAGTATTTTCAACCAACGGTGTTGATTTTATCAAAAAGTACTATCCTAGGCGCTAGTTGGTATAGCTAAAAATTAGCCTGGTAAGTCGCGCATCAAATCAAGATTTTTGAAATAGTGACTTTGATCGAAAATAATATTTTCAAACACACGCCATTAGCCGAATGAATACAAAATTCATATTCAATATAATTTTATGGGTGATGATCATTGCCAATGCAGCTTTCATGTGTAGCTGCACCATGCGATATGTACTGTACGGCACAGAGGCTAGCCGCTATAGTGGAGCGGTGCAAAACGATAGCACATTCGTTTACTTTGATCGTCAAGGAGATATGTATCCCTCGGTTGACTCTAGAGTAGTTGTTCACGACGACCGTTTGAACTACCATGGAGCGTCTCTGCAGCACTACTTTCAGTTTTTAACTAAGCCAATCTGGTCTGCGGACCAGCAAGCGCAGGTTACTTCTCTGAGTAGATACTATGGGGTCAATCTAGACTTGCCAGCAAAGGAAACAGAGGTAAAAGCTTCGTGGCTTCAGCTACAGGATTCTGTTCAGACGAAGTTTATCCGGAATTTTAATCGACAACTTAAAGCGTCCAAAACTGATGTTTTGGTAGTCTTAATTCATGGCTACAATAATAATGTAGGTGAAACCCGTTGGTTTGCGCCGCTTAAGCGTCAGATTCTGGCTAACTATTTCATTGGTGAGCGAGTACATTTCTTGCACATATATTGGGACGGGCGCTCAGGTACCTTCGTATTACCGATGTGGACATGGGCACAAGGATCGTTGTATCCGGTAGGGTTGGGAGTAAGGCAGATTCTGACTCGTCTTGACCCCAAGATGCCTGTTTATGCGTTAGGGCACAGCACTGGTGCCCCCGTATTGTGTGCGGCTTTATGGAACTGCACCTCGGCACTGAACAAGGGTCGTGATTACCAAGTGCATCTAGGCGAGAGATATTTAGATATGCTCAAACAGCCCCGTTACATCACTCCAACCTTACCTAAGTTGCGGGTAGCATTTGTCGCACCCGCTATGCCAGCATTGCACTTCAATGATTTTGACAACCGCACAACAATAGCAGGCCAACAGTCATTAACTCCACCACCATTAACCCCGCAGCGGTTTGTGATAGGTCATAACCGCCATGACAAGGTGACGGGCAAAGGCCCGTTTCCAACTAGACTCTACGGCTCTACGCGGCTGGGAACTAAAAGAAGCGAATACTGTGGACACGGTAATACAACTCCTTATGGAGTTTTGACTTTGTTGCGCAGTACAGGAAGTTCAGCAGAAACCTTTCTGTATGACTTTACTAAAGGTATTCCGTGGTTCGGGTTAGGACATGGTGTCGTTAGTTTCATGAATGATGAACGCACTTTCTCACAATTCCTTGATGCTTGGCTTACTAATAAGCCAGTGCGCGGCAACACTACATGTCCGTGATAGTCGCGTATGATAAGCATCACCGTGATGACAGTATAAATTCACGTAGGAGTGGAAAGCTACCGGTCCTTGTTGAATGAAATTAAGGCAGTAATGGAGAGAGTGCGTTGAGAATTTAATCCTATGCACTTGGTCGGTATTTGCGCTACCGAGTTTCCCAACGCTCATTCTAACTAAACAGGCAGATCGCCTGACCTGCCCGTTGCTGTTCATCTACACCTCAAAATGCGGCCGGTCCTTCCACCCCGGCCAGTCCCCGCCCCAGCGCACCGCCGGACTCGCCGCCTTCATCAACTGTGCGAACCGCCGCAGCAGCTCCGCCGACCAGCTAATCTGCCCGCCGGCCAGCAGAAAGGCCACATCCAGGGCCCGCGCCGGTACTAGGTTGTGCTTCGACCCTCCGCCGCGCTTGTAGGTCACGATGGGGCCAGGCGCCGTGCGGCCCTGCGCGTACAGCCGCTCCTGCTCGGCCGCGCTCCGGTAGCCTTCCGTCACGATGGGCCGCCCCAGCCGGGCCAGCTCCGGCCGAGCCTGCCAAGCAGCCAGGGCCCGCCCGAAGGCCGTTCGCAGCTCCTCGTGCACGCCGGCCAGACGTGCTGCCTGGCGCGCCTGCTGGGCCTTAGTCAGCGTCACCACGCCGGATAGGGGCAGCCGGTGGAACTTCGGCCGGCAGGGCCTCCGCCGGAATCTTCACGACCGCCTCCGGCTTCTGCAGAGCCTTACGCACCGTGGCCCAGATGGTCACGATGGCTACCAGCGCCTGAATTACCAGATGCCCGTACTGCTCAATCTTATCAGGATCCGGCGGCACCAGCTCGTGGCTGGCTACCTGGCCCAGAAAGGAAGTTGCCATAATGTGTGCCATATGGCCGGCTTTCGTGCTGCTGAACATGGGGCTGCGTGTGGTTTGTTGTATTTATTTACAACAAATTTACGAGCCGCACCGTCGGACAGACAGCACCGGTTGCTGTTGGTTGCGTATGGTACTTTTTTGGGCAGCCCCTGCGGGCCGGGCTGTCCGCCACTCCGCTTCGCTGCGGCCCTGCGGGCAGCCTCCTGCGTCGGCTTGGCTCCCATCCCTGCTGCATCCTCCCGATTCTGCCGCATCCCGCCGCTATTCCCCGGGCGCTCCGCCCCCGCACCCGCGGCCGGGCCGCCCTGTCTGCCCCGCACAGCCACCCCACCAGGGCCACCCGGCCGCTCCCCCGATAAGGCCGCAGCCCGCCCCTGAAACGGGGCCGGCTGCCGGTTGAAGTGCGTTCAGGCCACGCAGGCCAAACAAAGCGGTGTGCTGCGCACCGGTTGGTTTAACCGGGGGCCTCCCCGGACCCCTCGCCACCGCGCCGGCACCCGCCGGCTCCATTCCGCTTTGCTCCATTCCGACCGGCCGGTGCCTCTTGCCGCCATCCATGCCCACCGGCCCTTAAAAAGGGGCCGCCGGTCATCTTAGCCGCCACGCGGGGCCAGCCGCCGGTCCGGCTCCGCTGCTCTGCGCCTCCCCGTCGGCCCGCCCCTAAGCCCCCGCCCATAGGAGCGTTGCACGCAGCCCCAGTGGGGGAGGGCCCCCACACCCCCCGGGCATTCAGGGGGCAGGTGGGCGGCCCCGGCGGCCACGCTGTGCCGGTGCCCGTGCTCAGGTGTCCAGGGGCAGCAGCTCCACCGGGCGGCCCAGGCGCCGGGCGGCCCGCAGGGCGCTCAGCGTGCCCTTGCTGCGGCCGTCCCATACCACCAGCACCAGGTCGGCGCGGCGTACTATCTCGGCGTTGCGCACGTGGGGCGCGGCTGTGGGGCCGTGGGCCGCGTAGTCCGGCCGCAGCTCCGTCAGCAGTACCCCGTGGGCGCGGGCCCAGGCGGCGGCCAGCTGGTCCACGCCCGCCGCGCCGCCGCTTACCACGCCGGCCGGTGCCAGCTCCGTCAGCCGGGCCGGCAGCGCTGCGCAGGTGCGCACGCTCCGGCTGCCAACTACTGCTATTATTTTGTCTTTTACCATGAAATAAGATACTGTATTTTTCTTGCATTTCCAGGGGGTGTTACCGTAAAATACTTGCATTTAATTGCATATAATTCCAATTATTATTGTATATTTATACAAGTAGTTCGGGAAAGGCCCGGACGCCATGCGCCGGCCAAAGGCCACGGCGGCGCAGCCCACGGCTAACATCTACAGCCCATGCTTACCGCTTTGCAGTTCTCGCAGCTCGTTGCCGCAGCCTGGTCCGGTCCGGCTGCCGCCCACTTCGCCACCATCAGCCACTACGCAGCCCCGGAGGGCTACACCCGCACCCAGTACACGGCCTCGTACCACCTCGGCCGCGCCTGTCACCTGGGGCAGGCTGAGTGCCCCTTCCAGGCCATTGCCGCTGCCGTGCAGGCGTTTGCCGTGGCCCAGCCCGCTCCCAGCCT
This window contains:
- a CDS encoding DEAD/DEAH box helicase, which codes for MPASNYQLIELVEQLRRFHDAEHEAQQREIRQTWALPLAARVRKGSAIANVSIPGTVPSEETRESIRQRLTNAGIEPSEEKILNNFRSYASLSPTVTIEAPVNRSNFRAGSYVLLHRGDPFNERESYPLVLMQDAGQRLTLEAEFGKNPRARGLSDGWILDAHQPDLRWILHKALDQLLASQPDAISDVLVDQQLPTFDPDHLTQAEALSATLGFNARQREAFINAYGARNYYLIQGPPGTGKTWVLAHLATAFARQGLRVLITSSNHRGINNALRKIHEVTSYPHLLKVGKQADADGLGEVANHENGPALEAVDGNGFIVGATCFALYTKRLAGVKFDVVVVDEASQLTLLQAAAAMLAGRKYIFIGDHQQMPPIIAASHSDPALHRSVFEHLFTRAPGTRLNVTYRLNASLAEFASSYFYENDFTSHESAATRTLHIPSTPTQYADILDPAQPSVFVDLRHSNSKTYERSEAHYVAELVSELLASGVSASEIAVVIPYRAQGRAIRRRLDKRCADRSPEELAQVTIDTVERMQGQERDVIILSLTSGRFDSALQRASFYFMPNRLNVAITRARVKRIIVGSSHLTRARFDVPELQQWVDCFRDFLNSCHRITRLEPLKKTRPANTSNSKAAG
- a CDS encoding SLOG family protein gives rise to the protein MVKDKIIAVVGSRSVRTCAALPARLTELAPAGVVSGGAAGVDQLAAAWARAHGVLLTELRPDYAAHGPTAAPHVRNAEIVRRADLVLVVWDGRSKGTLSALRAARRLGRPVELLPLDT
- a CDS encoding M15 family metallopeptidase, producing MTLTKAQQARQAARLAGVHEELRTAFGRALAAWQARPELARLGRPIVTEGYRSAAEQERLYAQGRTAPGPIVTYKRGGGSKHNLVPARALDVAFLLAGGQISWSAELLRRFAQLMKAASPAVRWGGDWPGWKDRPHFEV